In Flavobacterium okayamense, a single window of DNA contains:
- a CDS encoding DUF4920 domain-containing protein: MKNIVLTLATIAVLASCKNEKTQDVEINEVVENTIEYAVFGDSISKEGAISAEEMMAKYKDLKEGDTLNVKFTTAIDEVCQKKGCWMTLDLGNEEQAFVKFKDYGFFVPKNAQEKEAVVNGKAFVSVVSVDELKHYAKDEGKSQEAIDSITEPKVTYSFMADGVLIAIQ, from the coding sequence ATGAAAAATATTGTACTTACTCTGGCTACAATTGCAGTTTTAGCAAGTTGTAAAAATGAAAAAACTCAAGATGTAGAAATTAATGAAGTTGTTGAAAATACTATTGAATATGCAGTTTTTGGTGATTCTATTTCAAAAGAAGGCGCTATTTCAGCTGAAGAGATGATGGCAAAATATAAAGATTTAAAAGAAGGTGATACTTTAAATGTAAAATTTACTACTGCTATTGATGAAGTTTGTCAGAAAAAAGGTTGTTGGATGACTTTAGATTTAGGAAACGAAGAACAAGCATTTGTAAAGTTTAAAGATTACGGATTTTTCGTTCCTAAAAATGCTCAAGAGAAAGAAGCAGTTGTAAATGGTAAAGCCTTTGTTAGTGTGGTTTCTGTAGATGAATTAAAACACTATGCAAAAGACGAAGGAAAATCGCAAGAAGCAATTGATAGTATTACTGAACCAAAAGTTACATATTCTTTTATGGCTGATGGTGTTTTAATTGCTATACAATAA
- a CDS encoding branched-chain amino acid aminotransferase, which produces MEIKTLENIDITLSPTSKINEVDFENISFGNTFTDHMLVCDFADGKWQQPKIVPYAPITLDPSAKVFHYGQAIFEGMKAYKDDQDDVWLFRPEQNHDRFNKSAVRMCMPEVPEDIFLGGLKKLLQIEKDWVKKGQGNSLYIRPFMFASGKGVVAAPAQFYKFMILLSPAKAYYSGEVKVLIAEHYSRAANGGIGAAKAAGNYAGQFYPTKLANEKGYQQVIWTDDATHTKLEEAGTMNVFFRINDILYTAPTSERILDGITRKSLIELAKRENINVEVRSVLVDELVTAAKDGSLKEIFGAGTAAVVNPIVGFGYKEEYYELPKLENSLALELKAKLTNIQYKKADDTFGWTVKI; this is translated from the coding sequence ATGGAAATTAAAACTTTAGAGAACATCGACATTACATTGTCACCTACTTCTAAAATTAATGAAGTAGATTTTGAAAATATTTCTTTTGGAAACACATTTACAGATCACATGTTAGTTTGTGATTTTGCAGATGGTAAGTGGCAACAACCTAAAATTGTTCCTTATGCGCCAATTACGTTAGATCCTTCGGCTAAAGTTTTTCATTATGGTCAAGCAATTTTTGAAGGAATGAAAGCTTACAAAGACGATCAAGATGATGTTTGGTTATTTCGCCCAGAACAAAATCACGATCGTTTTAATAAAAGTGCTGTTCGTATGTGCATGCCAGAAGTTCCAGAAGATATTTTCTTAGGCGGATTGAAAAAGCTTTTACAAATTGAAAAAGATTGGGTTAAAAAAGGTCAAGGAAACTCATTATACATAAGACCATTCATGTTTGCCTCTGGTAAAGGTGTGGTAGCTGCTCCTGCTCAGTTTTATAAATTTATGATTTTACTTTCGCCTGCAAAAGCGTATTATTCTGGCGAAGTTAAAGTTTTAATTGCAGAACATTACAGTAGAGCTGCAAATGGAGGAATTGGTGCCGCAAAAGCGGCTGGAAACTATGCTGGACAATTCTATCCAACGAAATTAGCGAACGAAAAAGGTTACCAACAAGTAATTTGGACAGATGATGCTACACATACCAAATTAGAAGAAGCAGGAACCATGAATGTTTTCTTTAGAATTAACGATATTTTATATACAGCGCCTACAAGCGAGCGTATTCTTGATGGAATTACACGTAAAAGTTTAATTGAGTTAGCAAAACGTGAAAACATTAACGTTGAAGTTCGCTCAGTATTAGTTGATGAATTAGTTACAGCTGCAAAAGATGGAAGTTTAAAAGAAATCTTTGGAGCTGGTACAGCAGCGGTTGTAAACCCTATTGTAGGTTTTGGTTACAAAGAAGAATATTACGAGTTACCAAAACTTGAAAACTCAT
- the mnmD gene encoding tRNA (5-methylaminomethyl-2-thiouridine)(34)-methyltransferase MnmD, which yields MQRKIIVTNDGSVTIHIEEWDESYHSKHGAIQEAYHVFIKNGLDNFRDNDSVSILEIGFGTGLNAFITFLEAKKRNLSINYVGVEAYPISSEEVNQLNYVEELKASEFQLTFNLMHKADWDKEFEVNNTFKLTKRKQFFKDIRDKEKYNLIYFDAFGFNVQPELWNEEIFKKMFDALLPNGILVTYACRSSIKRAMLSVGFQVEKLPGAPGKREMLRAIKN from the coding sequence ATGCAAAGAAAAATTATAGTTACAAACGACGGTTCGGTTACCATTCATATAGAAGAATGGGATGAAAGTTATCATTCTAAACATGGAGCAATTCAAGAAGCTTATCATGTATTTATAAAGAATGGTTTAGATAACTTTAGAGATAATGATTCGGTTTCAATACTTGAAATCGGTTTTGGAACAGGATTGAATGCTTTTATAACCTTTTTAGAAGCTAAAAAAAGAAATTTAAGTATAAATTACGTTGGAGTAGAAGCATATCCAATTTCATCTGAAGAAGTTAACCAATTAAATTATGTGGAGGAATTAAAAGCTAGTGAATTTCAATTAACTTTTAATTTGATGCATAAAGCAGATTGGGATAAAGAATTTGAAGTTAATAATACATTTAAGCTCACAAAAAGAAAGCAATTTTTTAAAGATATAAGAGATAAAGAAAAGTATAACTTAATCTACTTTGATGCTTTTGGATTTAATGTGCAACCCGAATTGTGGAATGAAGAAATTTTTAAGAAAATGTTTGACGCACTTTTACCCAACGGAATTTTAGTAACTTATGCTTGTAGAAGTAGTATAAAAAGAGCTATGTTAAGTGTTGGTTTTCAGGTTGAAAAGCTTCCGGGCGCACCTGGTAAAAGGGAAATGTTACGAGCAATAAAAAATTAA